One window from the genome of Cyanobacteria bacterium GSL.Bin1 encodes:
- a CDS encoding PIN domain-containing protein, with protein MKHRHTKDLRAILHYFTRISALPQYRLGKLPEAKPLVENYSQLLTQAQFSELVITATQALRAGSLPIPHRDPFDRMLMAQAEQENLTLITYDSAFQSGLISIFPPAKSLP; from the coding sequence TTGAAACATAGACATACTAAAGATTTGAGGGCTATCTTGCACTATTTTACACGTATCTCGGCTCTCCCCCAATATCGTTTAGGGAAACTACCCGAAGCCAAGCCTCTTGTCGAAAATTACTCACAACTCCTTACTCAAGCTCAATTTAGTGAATTAGTGATCACTGCGACTCAAGCTCTAAGAGCGGGAAGTTTACCCATCCCGCATCGCGATCCCTTTGACCGAATGCTCATGGCACAAGCTGAACAAGAAAACCTGACACTCATTACTTACGATTCAGCATTTCAATCAGGATTAATCTCAATTTTCCCTCCTGCCAAATCACTCCCTTAA